Proteins encoded within one genomic window of Glandiceps talaboti chromosome 3, keGlaTala1.1, whole genome shotgun sequence:
- the LOC144432814 gene encoding uncharacterized protein LOC144432814, with protein MGTTPSKNSRRNSIISSESENKDNKQHFLPDFVFEMLKQCLYSLPMPPGKGVNDRTCERIARHVDRIDVLEPRDIIKKGEAASGIYIVVKGEAEVVSETGKDVIATLSVGDYFGEVSVLFNRPCTATVRVPKKALLLVLHVDEAKRILHRVQIDIKEYYVLRRYLDTDGSVDQKELQIEITKSALKQIPMLEGWNDESLAFMISHMEQIHQPILIYPAESNLLIQRDPSLEVCILLRGKVKVLDGRKEIIVLEAKKSPLCLGEEGLYTGKKREVGFRAITVCHVIILEKTVIIEAIKQYKDEAGVCYSRSLDYWTKINKWKSRKVYQDRTAELQLEVIMQILWNSLIFSEVPAGFIYMVAMTATAYEYPKDSKVLTEADYKNQQLFLLVCGSVMFLSEKQKILDLKSGDVFWNSKWLPVSGYVKAREATLVVKFNASAIQDALKTYPESVLILPSKPSELIAGTAGNDSDKDKENTQIEEGDSQQIETK; from the exons ATGGGAACAACTCCGTCTAAGAATTCTCGTAGGAACAGCATCATTAGTTCCGAATCTGAAAACAAAGACAACAAGCAGCACTTCTTACCTGACTTTGTGTTTGAGATGTTAAAACAGTGTCTGTATAGTCTACCTATGCCGCCAGGTAAAGGTGTTAATGACAGGACTTGTGAAAGGATTGCAAGACATGTAGACAGAATTGATGTACTAGAACCAAGGGATATCATCAAAAAAG GTGAGGCTGCTTCAGGTATTTACATAGTAGTGAAGGGAGAAGCTGAGGTGGTGTCAGAAACAGGGAAGGATGTCATAGCAACGCTATCAGTAGGGGACTACTTTGGTGAAGTATCTGTTTTATTCAATAGACCCTGCACTGCCACAGTTAGAGTACCGAAGAA GGCCTTATTACTTGTTTTACATGTAGACGAAGCTAAACGAATCCTACACAGAGTACAGATAGACATCAAGGAGTACTATGTCTTAAGACGATACCTTGATACTGATGGTAGTGTAGATCAGAAGGAGTTACAAATTGAAATCACAAAAAGTGCACTAAAACAG ATTCCTATGTTGGAAGGTTGGAATGATGAATCATTAGCATTTATGATATCACATATGGAACAAATACATCAACCAATTCTGATATATCCAGCAGAATCAAACTTACTGATTCAACGTGACCCATCTCTTGAAGTGTGTATACTGCTAAGAGGAAA AGTGAAAGTACTGGATGGACGTAAGGAGATAATAGTACTTGAAGCTAAGAAGTCTCCCCTATGTCTTGGTGAGGAAG GTCTGTACACTGGGAAAAAGCGAGAAGTGGGTTTCCGTGCAATAACTGTATGTCATGTGATCATCTTAGAGAAAACAGTTATCATAGAGGCTATTAAACAG TACAAGGATGAAGCAGGTGTATGTTATTCCAGATCTCTGGACTACTGgactaaaataaacaaatggaaATCCAGAAAAGTTTACCAGGACCGTACAGCAGAACTACAACTGGAA gtcattatgCAAATACTATGGAACAGTTTGATATTCAGCGAAGTACCTGCTGGTTTTATTTACATGGTTGCCATGACAGCCACTGCCTATGAGTATCCCAAAGATAGCAAAGTGTTGACAGAAGCAGACTACA aAAACCAACAGCTGTTTTTATTGGTGTGTGGATCTGTGATGTTTTtgtctgaaaaacaaaaaatactaGATCTCAAGTCTGGTGATGTTTTCT ggaattcaaaatggctgccagtaTCAGGATATGTAAAGGCCAGAGAAGCGACCCTAGTTGTAAAGTTTAATGCAAGTGCCATACAAGATGCACTGAAGACATACCCTGAATCTGTGTTGATACTGCCATCAAAACCATCGGAATTAATAGCAGGGACTGCTGGCAATGACAGTGATAAAGATAAAGAAAATACTCAAATTGAGGAAGGTGACTCacaacaaattgaaacaaaataa